The genomic stretch aaatatgatataaaatatatgtacaaatatttccATTAAGACATATATGCAATATATGACATATAACcacagttatatatatatatatataaccacagtgtgaatatgtaaatataaaaatataaaagaagtGGAGGATTTCTTGTCTTCTATTGTAAAGTGAATACCTGATTATCTTTGGTTAATATTTATCATCATTAGAACACAATTGATCAATTAAATTGTTACTGAAATATAAATCAAAATTCAGTCCTGTAATATAAACCCACTCATCATATACATGTCTTCCAACATTCAATGATGTTTTtaaattctttattttatttatgtttcacaaTACTGTGAAAAAGATAACATAACGAAACGTGCAATAAAGGCAGTAAaataagcagtaataaataagaatatgtATTATTTTCCCCACCAAAGAGAGGgtataaatgtttaaataaaactatcagaggtggaagaagtactcagatctttgcttaagtaaaagtactaataccccagtgtgaaaatactctgttacaagtattaaacatttagtaaaagtacaaaagtaccaaaagtaatagtactcattgtgcagaataatctatattataatatagtattctaatgattgatgcattaatgtctTCATCACTTTAACttcactttatatactgctgcttgtttaatctataataatacatcagcatTTATTAGTTGGCTATATTTAGAAGTATTGGAAgtagaaaatgtaaatactcaaggACACAGTACTTCagagtaccagtaccagtatcTGAGGTGTAACTTGTACTTTGTCCCTGCAGGTTACGCCCGTATCGTGTTGGCCCTGCTGTCCTTCTACCTGATGCCCTGCTGTCCGTGGCCCGCCATCTTATGCTACCTGCTCAGCTTTCTGCTGGACTTCTTCGACGGCCACGCCGCCCGGGCGTTCAATCAGTGTACGTACCCGTCACCTCGCTTTCAGTGACTCTTTTAAATCTCTCTGAACATTTCCCCGTCACCGTCCAGCGTCTCAGTCCAGACGAGAGAACATCTGAGCTGATAAACACACAGAAGGAATCTGACTCACTGTACTGAAACAGGAAAAcatcaaacagataaaaactacaacaacgagaagaaaaactaaacattctgtTCCTACATGTTTCTTGATGTCTTCTTTCTTTCAGGCACTAAGTTCGGAGCCATGTTGGACATGCTGACGGACCGCTGTGCCACCATGTGTCTGCTGGTCAACCTGTCCCTGCTCTACCCGTCCTACACCATCCTGTTCCAGGTCAGCATGTGTTTGGACATCGCCAGCCACTGGCTGCACCTGCACAGGTACGTCTTCCCCAAGAgacgcctctctctctcgcgctctctctctctctcgctctctcgctctctctctctctcgctctctctcagacagaagcaccactttaaatcttgtgtatctttgaaataagtcattaagcatgaaaaaagcacaaaaaaatgactaatcgactgaaGAATTCTTAGTCGACAAAGACCAAAACGATCGATTAGTTAACTAATacaaattctctctctctctctctctctctctctctctctctctctctctctctctctctctctctctctctctctccgcatGTATTCAGTCGTAGTAACTCCGTTAATCTGCTgctctcttcatctcttctcttctttttattttctcagcTCAACTATAAAAGGATCGACCAGCCACAAAACCATCGACCTCTCTGACAACCCCGTCCTCCGGATCTACTACACGCCCAAtgtgagcaacacacacacacacacacacacacacacacacacacacacacacagagatgctgTACATCATGCTGTAAATCTAAAGAGAAGGAGAATGACTGTGAGTGTTTGTCTCCTGCAGGTGTTGTCTGTGATGTGCGCCGGGAACGAGctcttcttctgtctcctctacctcctccatcACATCGAGGAACCTGCAGGTAACATGTTCCTCCTGCTCAGCCTCTAATGGACGCAGCAGCTTCATATACAAACATCTCATGGTTCCAGATTAGCTAATATTGACATATTTCACTTATATtctcacatattttttttatttcatttatattttttacctattttactaataattttaggatctttttctgaatttttctgacattttttacatattttactaataattttcattTTACCAATGATTTTCCTAaattgttttggacatttttcacttatatttcacatattttacttataACTGTCCTacatttttcggatatttttcacatattttactaataattttcggacatttttcgcatatttttcacatatttatctgacatttttcacgttttactaattattttcccacattttttcacatatttttagtgacatttttcatttatatttttcacatattttactaataattttttgGTATATTTATGaatgtttctgacatttttcacatattttcctaataattttctgacattttaccaATGATTTTCCTAAATtgtttcggatatttttcacaaatttttgggacattttttacctatattttcacatattttactcataattttctgacatttttctgatatttttcatgtattttcttTGGATATTTTTAAGaatgtttctgacatttttcacataattAACTAAtacatttcagatatttttcacatatttaatgtattagtaataatgttgagttgtggactgttggttggactaagcaaacattgtgaaggtgtcactttgacgccatttctcactattttcactatttttaaaaaccaaacaatcaactaatggagaaaataatcagcagattaatccatattggaaataatcattagttaataGCTCTAAATGATCTCCAGCTCAACCAACTACAGCAGTAAAATCCTGACTGAAAACAGTTTTACTGATTATACTGACATAgattatttttacagtgtggtattagtacttttactgcaatAAATGAACCTCcactactgtctgtctgtgctgcAGCGTGGCTCTACTTTCTGTACTCCAGTCATAGTAaccatctctctctcgctctctctctctctctctctctctctgtctgtctgtctgtctgtctgtctgtctgtctgtctgtctgtctgtctgtctgtctgtctgtctgtctgtctgtgctgcAGCGTGGCTCTACTGGCTGCAGGGACTCTGCGGGACGATCTTCCTGCTGAAGACCGGCATCAGCCTCGTGCACCTCATCACCGCCTCCCAGAACATGGCCGCCCTCGACGCCGCCGAGCGAGAGCAGCACGTGAAGacgcagtgagagagagaagtgagtgaatgagttagtgtcagacatttttttttttacatttttctcataattttcagacatttttcagatattttttggacatttttcacatattttactaagaATTTTATTCTACAACTATTCATTATGAGCAAAataccaataataatataataataaaaagtaactaAAAACTGAGAAGTGTTGAAAGGTCTGtatatagcctccagaataatatcaatatttttaataaatgtcCGATGTTCTTTAACTCTGTGACTGGAACGTAACCATGATACACAAGAATTCCCAGTTTGTGTAAAATCCCATTTGCATGTTAgaaatatttctgtttattttaaagcCAAAAAACTC from Sebastes fasciatus isolate fSebFas1 chromosome 13, fSebFas1.pri, whole genome shotgun sequence encodes the following:
- the LOC141781343 gene encoding CDP-diacylglycerol--inositol 3-phosphatidyltransferase-like; protein product: MAQENIFFFVPNLIGYARIVLALLSFYLMPCCPWPAILCYLLSFLLDFFDGHAARAFNQCTKFGAMLDMLTDRCATMCLLVNLSLLYPSYTILFQVSMCLDIASHWLHLHSSTIKGSTSHKTIDLSDNPVLRIYYTPNVLSVMCAGNELFFCLLYLLHHIEEPAAWLYWLQGLCGTIFLLKTGISLVHLITASQNMAALDAAEREQHVKTQ